The Acidobacteriota bacterium DNA segment GAGATCCCGCACGTCGTCGAAGAACTGCGGCGGATGCGCGCGGTGATCGGCCGTGCCGTCTGGTCGCGTGAGGAGACGCAGGCCGCTCGCATCAGGCGCGATGTGATACAGCTCGTGAACCACCGTGTCGAGACGCCCCACCCACGGCGGCAACCCCGGATAGCGTTCGCGCTTGCGACGGCTCACCTGATCGGAGAAGCGCGGGAGCGCCACCGAAATCATGTAGTCGATGGGCGTGTCCTGTATCACTACGCGCGGTGAGCGCGTGACAAACCACGGAGACCGGCGCGTGAGTGCGCCGGTCTCGGCATCCGCCCAGTAGTAATACCCCGGCTCGCTCGCCGGCAGCGTGAGGCAATGACACGTCGCATTGGGCCCATCGGCACCCGACCGGCCACGCCGCGCGAAGACCAGCGTGCGCTCGGTCTGCACATGCGCCATCGCCGGCACGCGCGACACGATGTCGGCGACGAGCGTGGAAAGCGCGTGAGTGAAATGGAACATCGCTGTCAGCGAATCGGCCTGGCGGAACGCAACATGAAACACTTGCCCTGCCCGGCGGGTCAAGCGTCGGGTGTCGTCGGCGGCAACGGTCGAGGTTCCGTGCTGTCGGGCTGCGTGGCCTGAGGCGGCGCGACGTTCGCGTCTTCAGACGTGGCTGGCACGTCGGGAGTTTCCACGGCCGAGTCCGGCGCGGGCGCCGCGGGCGCCGCGGGCACCGTCGTCACGCTGTCGGTGGGCGGCACCGGCGCACCGCGCCTGCCCATGCGCGCGAGGATGAGTTGCTGACGACGACGCAGTCGCGGCGGCGGATCGGCCGGGCTGTAGCGGTTGGGATTGATGAGCGCACCGGCGAGCAGCGCCGCTTCTGACGCCGAGAGGCTCGCCGCCGACTTGCGAAAGTAGCGCCGGCTCGCCGCTTCGGCCCCCCACGTGCCGCCACCCCATTCGGCCACGTTGAGGTAGAGCTCGAGGATGCGCTGCTTGGTGAGCAGGCGCTCGAGCCTGTGCGTAATCATCAACTCACGCAACTTGCGCAGCGGATCCTGCGACGGCGGCAGGTAGAGGTTCTTCGCCAGTTGCTGCGTGATCGTCGAACCGCCCCTCACGATCTCGCCCTTGGCGAGGCTGGTCTCCAGCGACTCCATGATCGCGTCGAGCTCGATGCCATCGTGATTCCAGAATCCGCTGTCCTCGGCCGTCAGCACCGCACGCTTCAGCGTCTGGGCGATCCGGCCATACGGCACGAAACGGTAGTCGCGCGCGTCGGGCCGCCCCTCGGCGTGCGCCTGACGCGCGCGCATGCGCATGAATGCGGTGTCGGCGGGTGGCGCGCCGATGAGCGGCCGCACATCGGGCACCGTGAGCGCGAGATAGCCGAGAAAGAGGACGCCCGCGGCGATGGTGCCCGTGAGCCACTGCCCTGCCGTGCGCAGGGGAGATGACCGCTTCGGCGCGCGGGACGAACGGCGGCGGGGCGCGGCCATCGGCGTGACGAGCAGTATATGTCGCCCGCATCACGGGGTCCGGGGTGAGACGGGCACTCTCGTACAATTCCGCGGATGACCGCCCCGGCGCCCGTGCCTGAGGAGATCGCCCACGACGGGGTGACCAGCGCGATGCTCCGTCATCGCCGCGCGCTCTCCACGGGCGTACTGGTGGCACTCGCGGTGATGAGCCTGTGGGGGGTCGTGGCGCTCGTGCAGGCACGCACGAAGCCGACGCTGGGCCTCCAGATGAATCGCGAGCGTTCGACGATGCTCGGGCGGTCAGATCCATCCGCCTCAGTCGTCGTCAAGGCGGTGCGCGCCGGTGGCGCCGCCGCGTCCGCGGACATCAGGCCCGGAGATCGGGTCATCGCCGTCGACGGGATCGCGACGTCGGAGTCGCGCGACCTGATGGCCGTCCACGACAGGCTGCGCGTCGGCGACACCGTGACGTTCGACGTCGAACGCGCCGGCGTGCGGCTGACGCGACAGCTCACCGCGACGCCCGTCCTCGAGACACGCCGGCAGTGGTGGGGCGTCGCCCTGCGCCTGCTCGTGGTCTTCGCGCTGTTCCTGGGCATCCCCGCCGTGGTCTTCAAGTGGCGGCCCGACGACCCGCGTGCGCTGCTCTTCATGCTGTTCGGCTCGACGCTGGGCCTCTCGATGCTGAACTTCTCGGTGCCGGGCCTCAGCCAGCCGCCAGAGACGGTGATGCCGGTACCCGACGCGTTCACGCGCTTCAACCTGGCCTCGCTCGCGATCACGTACGCGTGCGGGCTGGTCATCAACCCGACGCTCCTGCACTTCCTCGCACTGTTCCCACAGCCACGCCTCGCACCGCGTACGCTCGGTCGCGTGCTGCGCCTGACGTACCTCGTGCCGACGCTGATGTGCTCGATCGCCGTGCCCGCGATCGTCGTCATCGCGCTGCAGGCGCTCGCCCGCCCGACGCGCCCCATCGTCGGATTCGCCGTGGCGGCCGTGGCAGGCGGCGCGGCGGTGGCAGTCTGGCGAGGACGTCTTCGCGGCCTGATGTGGCGAGACCGCCTGTTCGACCACGCGCAGTGGCTCGCGGCGGCGACATCGCTGGCCTACATCGCCGCCTTCACCGCGCTCGTCGTGGCCATCGGCATCCGGTGGCCCCAGGCGGCGGGCGTCGTCGTGGGTGCGCTGGTCGTCTGTGCCGTGCTCCTGTTCACGCTCGGGATCGGCGCGGCATACCCGGTCGCCTGCGGGATCGCGATGTGGCGATCGTGGCGGCACAGCTCGGAGGACGTGCGCCGGCAGATTCGCTGGCCGCTCGTGAGCGTGACGCTCGCGTTGGGCAGCGCGCTCGTGCTCGCGCTGCTCTCGCTGTCGCTCTCGTTCTCGTCGGGCTACGCGCCGCCGCCGTGGCTCTTCCCGCTGTTCGAGATCTCGACGTGGGTGGCGTACTCGGTGATCCCGCTCGCGTTCGCCGCCGCGGTACTGCGTTTCGGGTTGATGGACATCCGCTTCATCATCCGCCTGACGTTCTTCTACCTGCTGACGACGGCGAGCGTGTACGTGGGGATGGCCGCCATCGTGCTGTTCATCGCGACAACGCTCGGCGAAGCGCTGCACAGCAGCAGGATCGTGACGATCCTGATCACGCTGCTGGCGACATCGGCCCTCGAACCGCTCCGTCGACGCGTGCAGCGGCGTGTCGACAAGCACTTCTACCAGCGCACCCCTGACCCGGTCGGCGTCCTGGCGCGCCACCGACAGGAGCTGCGCTCGGTGTCGCGGCGCGATGATCTCGAACGGAGTCTCGTGCTCGCGCTGCAGGAGGCGATGCCGCACGCGCCCACGTACGTGTTCCGCCGGCGTGAGGATCAGTCGTCGTTTGTCACCGCTCATTCGCCGGATCCGACAGCGCGCGATGCGTTCGCCGTCCTTCCGTTCCTCACGCAGCGCGCGCCGGGCCTCATGGGGCCGACGATGCTCGCCGAGGTGTCGATGGGCGTCACGGAGGCGGAGACATGGGAGCAGTTCGGCATCGAGACGCTGCTGCCCGTGCGGCAGGGCGACGCGATCCCTGTCGTGCTCGGCCTCGGGCGCAAGCGGTCAGACGACTCGTGGCACGAGCGCGACATGGAAGTCCTGTCGTCGCTCGCGGCGCAGACGTCGATGGTACTGGCGGACATGGAAGCCCGCCAGCACGGTGCGTCGATGAAGGAAGCTTTCGACAACCAGCGCGCGCTGCTGCCGCAGCAGTTGCCGCAGCCTGACGCATGGTCGCTCGCCGGCGCGTGGCATCCCGCGCTCGCCGTGGGCGGCGACTACTACGACGCGTGGAGGCTGTCCGACGATGCGATCGCCGTGTGCGTGGCGGACGTGGCGGGCAAGGGTCTCGCGGCGTCGCTCGTCATGGCCAACCTGCAGGCTACGGTCAAGGCACTCGCGGGCCCCGACGTGAGTCCCGCCGATCTCTGCACCCGCGTCAACGAAACGCTTGCGTCAAACCTGCGCAGGGGACGCTTCGTCACGTTCTTCTATGGCGTGCTGCGGATCTCGACAGGGGATCTGCGATACGCCAACGCGGGTCACAATCCGCCGGTACTCGCCACCGAGGGTGTGGTGCACGAACTCGGGCTCGGCGACCCGGGTCTGGGCCTGTTGCGGCGTCACCACTACAGGGACGCGCACGTACGGCTCGGCAACGACGCGCGCCTGCTGCTGTACACCGACGGCGTCACCGACGGGCACAGTCCGGACGGCGAGGACTTCGGGATGGGGCGCCTGCTCGATCTCGTCGATCGCCCGCACACGAGCGCCGGGCAACTGCGCGACGACGTCCTGTCTGCCATCGCCGCCTGGACGCAGGGTCAGTTCGACGATGACGTCACGCTGCTGGCAGTGGTCGCCCGTCAGGGCCAGCCGGCCCACTTCCAGTCACAGAAGATCCGGCTTCCGTGATCTAGCGCTTCGACTTGCCGCCGAAGTACGACGGGATCACCATGCTCCGCATCGTCTGCAGGCCGGCGGGGGCGGTGAGCACCTTCGGGATCGAATTGACGGTGATCGCCGCTGTCGCGATGTCGCCATGGACGCCGCCGTCGATGCGCATCGTCAGGTCGGGCACGCCCTTCACGATCGTCGCGTCGTAGGACTTCGGCGCACCAAGGTACGCCTCCATGTGCAGCGTGATGCGCGCCTGTCCGTCCTTGTCGTAGCCCGTGCCCGTCTGCACGATGCCGGCGACCTGCCCCTTCTTCACCGTCAGAAACTGACTCGACGTCGTCTTGGTGGCGATCTTCGGGCCGATCACGTCGGTGATGGTCTCCAGCTTCCAGCCCATTGCGTCGGCGATCATCGCCACCGACTCGGTGAGCCCCACATGACGCACCGAGCCGCCCTTCACCTTCTCGGCGAACTGTTCCGGCGTGAGCCCGGCACCAATCTTCTGCTGGAAGGGCAACCGGCGAATCGACGCGTCCTGGATGCGCTCGACGCGAATCGCGTCAACGCGCTCGCACACGCCGGTGAGCGTGATCGGCAGTGCATCCATCGTGAAACCGGGATTGACGCCCGTGCCGAGCACCGCCACCTTTGCCTTGCGCGCGATCGCGTCGATCTTCTTCGCGAGGCGCGTGTTCGAGAACCACGGATACGCGAGCTCCTCGGTGGTCGACACGATGGGCAGCCCGCAGGCCGCCACGTCGGCGATCTGATCGGCGACCTTCGCGAGCGACGAGCTCGTGCAGAGCACCACCACGTCGGGCTTGCCCGCCCTGACCGCGGCACTCAGCTTCCCGTCCACCTTGACGCCGATCCTGCGGTCGAGACCAGCCACCTCTCCCACGTCCTTGCCGATCTTCGCCGGATCGAGATCGACGGCCCCGACGATCCTGAGGCCCTTCCGGGCCGCGCACATGCGAACTACACCAACGCCGATGGGACCGAGCCCCACATGCAGGATACGAATGGCCATGACCGGGAAGACTCCTGAGGGCGGCATCGGTGATTCCCGATGCGCGGAACCCGCAGATTATACTCGCGGACAATCGTGGAACTGCTCATCGGACTCGTCTTCCTGGGCGCCTC contains these protein-coding regions:
- a CDS encoding SpoIIE family protein phosphatase → MTAPAPVPEEIAHDGVTSAMLRHRRALSTGVLVALAVMSLWGVVALVQARTKPTLGLQMNRERSTMLGRSDPSASVVVKAVRAGGAAASADIRPGDRVIAVDGIATSESRDLMAVHDRLRVGDTVTFDVERAGVRLTRQLTATPVLETRRQWWGVALRLLVVFALFLGIPAVVFKWRPDDPRALLFMLFGSTLGLSMLNFSVPGLSQPPETVMPVPDAFTRFNLASLAITYACGLVINPTLLHFLALFPQPRLAPRTLGRVLRLTYLVPTLMCSIAVPAIVVIALQALARPTRPIVGFAVAAVAGGAAVAVWRGRLRGLMWRDRLFDHAQWLAAATSLAYIAAFTALVVAIGIRWPQAAGVVVGALVVCAVLLFTLGIGAAYPVACGIAMWRSWRHSSEDVRRQIRWPLVSVTLALGSALVLALLSLSLSFSSGYAPPPWLFPLFEISTWVAYSVIPLAFAAAVLRFGLMDIRFIIRLTFFYLLTTASVYVGMAAIVLFIATTLGEALHSSRIVTILITLLATSALEPLRRRVQRRVDKHFYQRTPDPVGVLARHRQELRSVSRRDDLERSLVLALQEAMPHAPTYVFRRREDQSSFVTAHSPDPTARDAFAVLPFLTQRAPGLMGPTMLAEVSMGVTEAETWEQFGIETLLPVRQGDAIPVVLGLGRKRSDDSWHERDMEVLSSLAAQTSMVLADMEARQHGASMKEAFDNQRALLPQQLPQPDAWSLAGAWHPALAVGGDYYDAWRLSDDAIAVCVADVAGKGLAASLVMANLQATVKALAGPDVSPADLCTRVNETLASNLRRGRFVTFFYGVLRISTGDLRYANAGHNPPVLATEGVVHELGLGDPGLGLLRRHHYRDAHVRLGNDARLLLYTDGVTDGHSPDGEDFGMGRLLDLVDRPHTSAGQLRDDVLSAIAAWTQGQFDDDVTLLAVVARQGQPAHFQSQKIRLP
- a CDS encoding dihydrodipicolinate reductase; this encodes MAIRILHVGLGPIGVGVVRMCAARKGLRIVGAVDLDPAKIGKDVGEVAGLDRRIGVKVDGKLSAAVRAGKPDVVVLCTSSSLAKVADQIADVAACGLPIVSTTEELAYPWFSNTRLAKKIDAIARKAKVAVLGTGVNPGFTMDALPITLTGVCERVDAIRVERIQDASIRRLPFQQKIGAGLTPEQFAEKVKGGSVRHVGLTESVAMIADAMGWKLETITDVIGPKIATKTTSSQFLTVKKGQVAGIVQTGTGYDKDGQARITLHMEAYLGAPKSYDATIVKGVPDLTMRIDGGVHGDIATAAITVNSIPKVLTAPAGLQTMRSMVIPSYFGGKSKR
- the mtgA gene encoding monofunctional biosynthetic peptidoglycan transglycosylase — protein: MAAPRRRSSRAPKRSSPLRTAGQWLTGTIAAGVLFLGYLALTVPDVRPLIGAPPADTAFMRMRARQAHAEGRPDARDYRFVPYGRIAQTLKRAVLTAEDSGFWNHDGIELDAIMESLETSLAKGEIVRGGSTITQQLAKNLYLPPSQDPLRKLRELMITHRLERLLTKQRILELYLNVAEWGGGTWGAEAASRRYFRKSAASLSASEAALLAGALINPNRYSPADPPPRLRRRQQLILARMGRRGAPVPPTDSVTTVPAAPAAPAPDSAVETPDVPATSEDANVAPPQATQPDSTEPRPLPPTTPDA